The Lycium ferocissimum isolate CSIRO_LF1 chromosome 8, AGI_CSIRO_Lferr_CH_V1, whole genome shotgun sequence DNA segment AACATAGTTTATGTTtctatgatttttttaatatataaaagataACGAGTTGAGTATTATTGCTTTTGTGAGCTGTGGCAGTTGAACTATCCATTCTGGAATTGGCTACTGCCAGAGTTTGAATTTAAAGGTGTGTCCTAACCTTTTATACCACAATGTAGATGAGGTCTCATTCGACGAGTTCTATTGGTGCCATTATTTGTTACCACATGCAAGGCCATAAATGATTAAGAGAAAGAAGGGGACGAATTGTAGATATCGAAATTTTGTGGGACTCTACAAGTTGAGCCCAATATGTGTTGGGATTTCTTGGAAACTACTCTACCCTAAACCTTAGATTAAGCCTATATAAAGGACACATTCACTTGAAGAGGCATCTCGAAAATCCCATAAACTTCCTAGGATATTCACAAAGAGATCAATGTGTGGATGGATATTTCTTGACAACCAAATACTTCAAGAAGATCCACAATATCCTTtcatggagatcaaatacatcCCAAGAAAGTCCACATATCTAAATCCAAATCATCCTACGTTTGAGAAACAAGGTACTAATGACCCTCGAATTACGGAGAAATATTAGGAGAAAAGAATCAAGGGAGTAAACAGATCTTGTACCCGCAATATAAATAAAATCTCTGTCTCTTCATATTTAGTTTGTGGTTGTAATTTATTTCCGCATAttaaaatttgttgcaaacaaaTTGGCACGCCTAGTGGGACAGTTCTGCCCTTCATCTTTTCCCTCGCAAATAAAAAGCAAAATCAAATCACCGAGTGATTCCTCACCGAAGTTGCAAAATCGCAAAGATGAACACACGTGATCGGTGGCTACTCTGAAACGTGACTGGTGAAATCAACAGGCTAGATTTATGGTGCAAATTGAAGTCTATTAAAATTAGATTTCTCTGGGAATTGAGTTTGCATTAAGCTTGTGTGCAAATTAAAGTCTGTTCAAACTTGTCCTATGAGGATTTGATACCACTCTTTAATGAAAAGGGATGGATTTCAGTCCATGTCCAAAGTGGGTACAGTTAGTTTTACCAAGGCCAAAAGACACttggaaaataataataatccaaggGTATCTCTTAAACTAGCAGTACTTGAGACGATTGTCATCTTTCATTATTACTTCAAGTCTCGTCTTTGAGATTTGCCACGTCTATACTTTGACAAGTCTTGAAGTAGGGGGCATTTGTAGACATCGAAATTTTGTGAGACTCTACAAGTTGAGCCCAATATGTGTTAGGGTTTCTTGGAGACTACTCTACCCCAAATACTAGATTAAGCCTATATAAAAGACACATATTCACTTGAAGAGGCATCTCGAAAATCCCATAAACTTCTTGGGATATTCACAAAGAGATTAATATGTGGACGAATATTTCTTGACAACCAAATACTTCAAGAAGATCCACAATATCCTTTCATGGAAATCAAATACATCCTAAGAAAGTCCACATATCCAAATTCAAATCATCCTACGTTCGAGGAACAAGCTACTAACGGCCCTCGAATTACGGAGAAATATTAGGCGAGAAGAATCAAGGGAGTAAATAGATCTTGTACccgcaatattcataaataaaatctctatttcttcatattttgtttctggttgtaatttatttccgcatattaaaatttgttgcaaacaCGAATATTTATCAAGTTCATATAAACAATCACGAAAAACACCAAACTAATCAACATGTTATTTTTATATACCGCGGAACTTTTACATCCAAACTTAACATAATATCCTTGATCAgggaaaacaaacaaaatttctagaaatataAGCAATATAATTGGTAGGTATTATTCAAACTATGTAAATATCTACTACTACCTAAAATAAGTTAGCGGCCTCTATAGATTCAACTGGAGGAGCATTATTCCcaatgaaaatattttctctctagGTCTCGGGTTGTAACCAATCCCtgaaaaagaattgaaaaacATGTGTCATGGCATCATAATCTAACCTCCAAATATCAAAGAAGCATGACTTAATTGATTTCATAACATACATAAGCAATTGAAttacccttttttttcaaactaaTTCTTGCGTTCCGGACAATCCTTCTTCAAATGTCCCTTCTTTTTGCAGAAGAAGCACTTCAGATTTCCTTTACTGACACCATCATGTGTagtcacattatttccatgatttgGTGATTTCTTTCCCTTTTGTTTACCTTTCTTTGGTCCTTTTCCTTTCTGAATTTGTGATACTAAGTGAACCGATAGCAATCCTTCTCTCTTTAATCGTTCCTCCTCTTGAACACACATTACAATGAGTTCATCCATGGTCCATTTCTCCTTATTTGTGTTATAGCTAATCTTAAATGGACCGAATTGAGAAGGAAGAGAATTGAGAACAAATTGTACCAAAAAAGACTCTGAAATGGTCATATCCATTGATTTAAGTTGTTCTGCCATATTAACCATTTCCACAATGTGCTCGCGGACACCACTAGTCCCATTATATTTCTTAGTAGTAAACATTTCCATGAGTGTACCAATTAATGGCTTATCGGAAGCCATGAATTGTCGCTCAATAGAAGCCAAGAACTCTCTTGCGCGGGTAgattttggtattgatttgtCAATATTCTTAGCTATCTTACACTTCATGATCATGAGGCTTGCACGGTTGGAGTGTTCCCAAGTAGCATagtctacactttcttccaaaggttcatcaattttgaaacacaaatctaAATCCAAACGTCCCAAAGTAATTTGTAATTGCTCCTTCCATTCACTGAAATTTGAACCATTCAACTCGGGAATGCTGGACATATGGTCTGAAAGAGAATCTGGAGTAATTGCTGGAGAAAAGAAATGTCAGAAGTCAATAATCATTGTGACAACTATGTTAAAACCTAAAACACAACTAATTCACTTTGTTTATTCTTTGGGCTAGAATATGATGTGCCATCATTAACCTAAAAGTgataattttcttttgttcaCTTAGAGCTTATAAGTGATAAATAATATCAAAAGTGTCTTCTCGTATCTTCACCAAAATGTTAACACCTTTGGGAATTAAAAGATATTAAATTTCTTTAATATGACAAGAAAATGATTTGGTGTCTTAGTGAGGTCAAAAAGAACCTATTGATTGGGCACCTTCTAGTTGCGTTGATTTTAAGCGCACCTCAACTACCCATCAGCTTCTATTTACTGACTTCCACTCAAGACATGAAGGCCACAAAATCTTACACAAACTCTATGTAAAACAAGTTCAAGTTATTTTAATGACTATGAACATTCTAGTTCATTTGGAACCAAAATGCTCAGACAAGTCATGAGCCtaaacatttcaaattttcACAAAACGAAACCAACTGAAGACAAGTAAAAATTCTCACCTTTAGATGAAGATGGCAATACAATAACATTCATAGTTGTATTGTTGGGTGGAAGTTGCAAGCTAAGAGGATAAAGCTTCCCATTCAaaggactcttagtacacacaaTTATTTCCTCAAGTCCTGTTGCATCCTCCAATGTCTTTGTTAGCTCCTCAACAGTATTTCCATCAAAAGTTATGCAAAGTTCCTCCATTTCCTCATAAATTTCTCCTAATTCGTCCGCaatgtaataaaatataaacCTCCCATCTCCCAACTTAGGAGGCGAACTAGCAAAAAAATCTCTTGACTgcaaaaagaagagaaactgAGCACCATAACAAAATCATTGAATTCACTAGAGGTGCCAAAACATGGCGCGTAGATCAAAAACTTGGACAAGTCAAAACGGATCAAATCAACAATCGGTCACAATTCAATTGGTCTAAAATTTTAATGGATCAAAATAGGTTGAGTCAAAATGGGTCATAACTCAACGCGGCCTACATTACCAAACCtctgtttcttttctttcttgtttttttggaaaaaagacTGTGAAATCTAATATGTCTGTCAAGAAATGGGCATTCTGcttaactcaaccccaaaaacTAATTCATAAGGTGAAGATTGTTGAAGACCAAATAAGGAGACAAACAATGCATCCCTCAACCAATATTGTGGGACACTTTACACACATAGGCACGCCTAGATGTGTCAACTGGAGCGTGACAACATAACACAAGCACTCAACATTGGGACACACAATAACAGGTGCCCAACTCTAACCATATGAAGAAGTGGACCTTCAATCTATCTCAATACCAAAAGCTAGTTCATGAGGTGAGAATTGTCAAAAATCATATAAGGAGACAACGGCTTATCCCTCCACCAATGTGGGACACCTAGCAGTATCTTTCTTAAATTATTAGCTTAAATTCTTTCAAACTTATACTATCTCAAATCTCCAAAGTTGACTTCGTAAGGTTGGGTTTCATTGGGTCATTTCGACTTCAATCCATTGGTCAAGTCAACAGACAAGTCATAATCCAATACGTTCAAACTTGGACAGGTTGATAAAGTAATAAACAAATGTTAATTTTATCACCTCTATAATTCACATCAAGTAAAGTTGGAAACTTTTCGTACCTCTTGTGTAGAAAAGCTGGAGGATTCCGAGGAAACAACAACTGAGGAAGAACTAGTTTCAGAAGCACATGAATCTGAAGGAAGACCCAATGGTGATGGCCTTTTAGGAACAGAGGAATCAGCCAAGACTTGAACAACATGAACATCCCAAAGTACCCAATCTTGAGTAGCTGTCTGATAAGGAATATCATGAGTAACAGTATTTTTCCATGGAAGAATTCCACCATTAGCTCTCAAAAATTGCCCATATCGAGTCCTGAGCTTCACTTGATTCCCCTCTCTAATAGGTTCCCATTCGACAGAAGAATCGAGTCGATTAGGCAGAGTTTGCATGACTTTTCTACCAGTCATACCAAGAAGAGAAGACTGATTTGAAGCAGTAAGATACTTCCCATAATAACTTTTTAAACGAATAACATTGTCAGTTTTTTCGACGAATTCAACGGTCCATTTTGCATTTTGTGAAGCCCCGTTACGATCTTGGGTTACTGATTCACCGTCTTCCATGGCTGTTAAGTACTTGAAATGGTGACTCTGTAAACGAACGGCTTTTGCTTTTTGGAAAAGCTCCATTGCTGGTCTTCTAGTTAGAGGACTCTGTCAAACAAATTAATGCAATTAAAGATCAGAGGGAACAATGTCAAACAAACTCTTTGCATTTCCAATTGGAAGTATagctcccgtttggccatagattttgaagttgaaacttGAACGTACCAGTTTATGAAGTAGTGGTTTTGGGAACTTGAAGTTGCATTTGAACATGCATTTTACttgggaaaaaaattgaaattttgtgaaTAGAAGTCCCAAAATCAAAAattggtcttgaaatttttttgaagacagatctttgaagataaatttttaaaatttgatccAATATTTATGACCAAACGCTGGTTAAGTCGCTGATAAGTATGAAGTGTTGAAAATTACTCTTGATGTATAAACTGAGtttataagtaaataattaaTATGTTCATATTTAACTATTGAAACTGATAATAAGCATTTGATATTCGAGGAAAAGTGTTTATAAGCAATTGTTTTTAAATGACTGATATGTTCttaaagttatttataaaaataaatattactaaaaggtactctctccgttcacttttatttatctACTTTTGATTTTGCACGCcccttaaaaattaataaatgaagtatgtattttatcataatatccatattaattggtgcatagtCTCAATAGATTTGAAAATGAGCAATTAGTGTTAACGGTaaaacaagaattttttttttgtcttgctTTTGATATCtttaaagtggacaagtaaaagtgaatgaaaGGAGCACATGAATACGAACAATAACCAATGATGGACATGGAAGAGAGGGAGTAAAGAATTTATTTTAGGAAGAGTACTTTGAGAATTAAAAGATGTTACAAATAACatagttaaaatattaaatgttTTTGCTCTTGCTAATGAGTAATGACTATATCATTAGTACTACTCCTTCCGTCTCATAGGTCATAagtcaatttaattaatttttaaagttaaattggatCAGATCAACTCAATACGtttacaattaaaatttaaatatttaataagtATACGAAAAGTACTACAAATTGCAATTTTTCTCATGTCAATTTGACGAAAATGTTATGATCTACAATATTGGTCAAAATTTACATACATGACTCTCAaaaagtaaaacatgaaaactaaTTTGAGACGGGTttagtatatgttagaatgtgtCATAATAAGCTAAAACCTTTTTTATTTATGGttgacaaaataaaatgtggtcATGATGACAGAATTTCTTGAACTGCATGATTAGAGCATTAGGGGCATTCGTTATTGTTTTCCCCTCGTGGTAGCATTTGCTATATTGCCATGTACTATACTACTCTCTCAGagagagaattgaattaaaaaatcaagagattTGACTAAAATTCTTAAGCATTTTTCTACAGTATTTTATTGTTCTATAAACATAAATTAGTTAAAGGGTTGCTTTAATCTTCAAATTACACGCTATGATTACGTGCTTAGTCACGTGTAGTAAAATAATGGGGCTTCTAGTTAGAGGACTctatcaaacaacaacaattaaagaTTCAAACAAACTATACCGTTATTACAATGTGAGAATCTATTCAAACGTTGTATCCATCAAAACAATACAGGacgatacaatacaatacaaaacaatataatataatactatacattatgaaacaatataTAACAACAATTCACGCAGAAAGAAGCAATATTACCTTAGGTGAAAAACTCAAACTTGAATGCATAGACATGGGAGACCCCAAATCCAAGGTAGAAAGTTCATTGGAAACCGACGAAAAATTAGAAACCATCGTCAAATAATCCGTCAATGATTCATCTTCCGGTACATCTACAGGTTCAACACTCCACAGAATCCAATTATGAGTGGTAGCACTATAAGGACTATCATGAGTTACTCTATTGCTCCATCTTAGTGTACCTCCACTTGCACTTAAGAATTTTCCTCCATAACCCCTTAATTTAACTTGAAAACCATATCTTAGTGGTTCCCATACAATTCTCACATCCTCCATATTTTCCGGCGAAGTTTGAAGAATCTTTTTTTCTCCTGccaaaatagatatatataatcAACTAATTAAAAAGTGTACTctttctaattttatttagatttTTAGATGAGTTAGTCGCACATTTCAATACATTATAAGAGCAGGCACGAGGCCATGTGCTAAAATCTCACCAataccaaaaaggaaaagaattttcATGTGTATAACTCGTTAAGAAGAATCAGGTCTCACGTAAAGGGAAAAAGTGTAATGAATACATAGTATAAAAAAATTTACGTTAAAGAATCAGGTTAAGGGATCAGAGGGGCATAACGAGATATAATGTATAAttagagtttaagttatatacaccaTCAGTATAAGAAAT contains these protein-coding regions:
- the LOC132067172 gene encoding uncharacterized protein LOC132067172 yields the protein MELFYDAKAVRFRSHLNKYLVADDDQRTIRQSRNGLSRNARWLVEVADPENRHLIRLRSSSGMYLTASDEPFLLSMKGEKKILQTSPENMEDVRIVWEPLRYGFQVKLRGYGGKFLSASGGTLRWSNRVTHDSPYSATTHNWILWSVEPVDVPEDESLTDYLTMVSNFSSVSNELSTLDLGSPMSMHSSLSFSPKSPLTRRPAMELFQKAKAVRLQSHHFKYLTAMEDGESVTQDRNGASQNAKWTVEFVEKTDNVIRLKSYYGKYLTASNQSSLLGMTGRKVMQTLPNRLDSSVEWEPIREGNQVKLRTRYGQFLRANGGILPWKNTVTHDIPYQTATQDWVLWDVHVVQVLADSSVPKRPSPLGLPSDSCASETSSSSVVVSSESSSFSTQESRDFFASSPPKLGDGRFIFYYIADELGEIYEEMEELCITFDGNTVEELTKTLEDATGLEEIIVCTKSPLNGKLYPLSLQLPPNNTTMNVIVLPSSSKAITPDSLSDHMSSIPELNGSNFSEWKEQLQITLGRLDLDLCFKIDEPLEESVDYATWEHSNRASLMIMKCKIAKNIDKSIPKSTRAREFLASIERQFMASDKPLIGTLMEMFTTKKYNGTSGVREHIVEMVNMAEQLKSMDMTISESFLVQFVLNSLPSQFGPFKISYNTNKEKWTMDELIVMCVQEEERLKREGLLSVHLVSQIQKGKGPKKGKQKGKKSPNHGNNVTTHDGVSKGNLKCFFCKKKGHLKKDCPERKN